A stretch of Kyrpidia spormannii DNA encodes these proteins:
- a CDS encoding radical SAM protein — protein MTPTHREAQVLEPQTRDIKAFSEDQVEERPHQEGVPESPDAVMVSLAGAMALGIEKGKFAREEIVLRGLNVLMTYKENCSANCSYCGMSRERRIPREQTTFIRVKWPVVDLDEVIDRTNQVPHHMRRVCVGMLANHRSFNDSLQVIREFRERTDLLISGLITASLIRSREQLQMIKDAGADRVDIAIDAATEELFEKHRGRPVKGPHRWDHFWWVTEEATKVFEPGTVGIHLVVGLGETEKELLEACHRAQEMGVVTHLFSFNPEPSTLLGDWPQPPLGQYRRCQLGRYLINEMGRDFHRFRFNRAGQVVDFGVAPEELDAVIDSGLPFMTSGCPDEHGATACNRPYGNGRPSEPMRNFPFIPTPKDIEEIRMQLWSDWEGEDDAHDQSALG, from the coding sequence ATGACACCGACGCATCGAGAGGCACAGGTTCTCGAACCCCAGACTCGGGACATCAAGGCGTTTTCCGAGGACCAGGTGGAGGAACGGCCGCATCAAGAGGGGGTGCCCGAAAGCCCGGACGCCGTTATGGTCTCTCTGGCGGGGGCGATGGCCCTGGGAATCGAGAAAGGCAAGTTCGCCCGGGAGGAGATCGTCCTCCGGGGCCTCAACGTACTGATGACGTATAAAGAGAACTGCTCGGCGAATTGTTCCTACTGCGGCATGTCCCGGGAGAGGCGAATACCCAGAGAACAAACCACCTTCATTCGGGTGAAATGGCCGGTGGTGGACCTGGATGAGGTGATTGATCGCACGAACCAGGTTCCTCATCACATGCGCCGGGTGTGCGTGGGGATGTTGGCGAATCACCGGTCCTTTAACGACTCTCTTCAAGTGATCCGGGAATTCCGGGAGCGAACCGACCTGCTCATCTCCGGACTAATCACCGCCTCTCTCATCCGGTCCCGGGAACAGCTCCAAATGATCAAGGACGCCGGGGCGGACCGGGTGGATATCGCGATTGATGCGGCCACCGAGGAACTGTTTGAAAAGCATCGAGGGCGGCCGGTCAAAGGGCCACATCGTTGGGACCATTTTTGGTGGGTGACGGAGGAGGCCACCAAGGTGTTCGAACCTGGGACGGTGGGGATCCACTTGGTGGTCGGACTCGGAGAGACAGAAAAGGAACTTCTGGAAGCCTGTCACAGGGCTCAGGAGATGGGCGTGGTGACCCACCTGTTCTCTTTCAATCCGGAACCCAGCACCCTGCTGGGGGACTGGCCGCAGCCTCCCTTGGGACAGTACCGGCGCTGCCAGTTGGGCCGGTATCTCATCAACGAAATGGGCCGAGATTTTCACCGGTTTCGGTTTAATCGGGCCGGCCAGGTCGTCGATTTCGGTGTAGCCCCGGAGGAGCTCGACGCAGTGATCGATAGCGGGCTGCCCTTTATGACCTCGGGTTGTCCGGATGAACACGGGGCCACGGCCTGCAATCGCCCGTACGGAAACGGTCGCCCGAGCGAGCCGATGCGCAACTTCCCCTTCATCCCGACGCCGAAAGACATTGAAGAGATTCGCATGCAACTGTGGAGCGATTGGGAGGGGGAGGATGATGCTCACGACCAAAGCGCCTTGGGCTGA
- a CDS encoding lipoate--protein ligase family protein has protein sequence MRPSFARLTPVNDVEVDGRKISGTGGTEWGDALIYQGTLLVDFDVDTMIRVLRLPIEKLSDKEVDSFRRRTVTMRELLGEAPEMTAVKGAMVEAAARVLGIDWGPPGLTPEEQEEWETIQDTYRYPEWIDRRKPPAVEPELRTVSTKAPGGLIKASVIVDPGAKRIRRAFITGDFFVYPERAVMDLEAMLKEAPADIQKIEELLRRHYDQGNRYIGVAVEDWLRLFEQALA, from the coding sequence TTGAGGCCAAGTTTCGCCCGGTTAACCCCGGTTAACGATGTGGAGGTCGATGGGCGCAAGATTTCTGGCACCGGAGGAACCGAGTGGGGAGACGCCTTGATCTATCAGGGCACGCTCTTGGTAGATTTTGACGTGGACACGATGATTCGGGTATTAAGGCTTCCCATCGAAAAGTTGAGTGACAAAGAAGTGGATTCTTTTCGCCGCCGCACAGTGACCATGAGGGAACTGTTGGGCGAAGCGCCTGAGATGACGGCGGTGAAAGGGGCGATGGTGGAGGCGGCGGCCCGGGTACTCGGGATCGATTGGGGGCCTCCGGGCTTGACGCCTGAGGAGCAAGAAGAATGGGAAACGATTCAGGATACTTATCGCTATCCCGAGTGGATCGATCGGCGGAAGCCGCCTGCTGTTGAACCAGAATTGCGCACCGTCAGTACAAAAGCGCCCGGGGGGCTGATTAAAGCATCGGTGATCGTCGATCCTGGGGCGAAGCGGATTCGCCGGGCGTTTATCACCGGGGACTTTTTCGTTTATCCCGAACGAGCCGTTATGGACTTAGAAGCGATGCTAAAAGAGGCGCCCGCCGACATCCAGAAAATCGAAGAGTTGCTGCGCCGTCACTATGACCAGGGCAATCGATACATTGGAGTGGCGGTGGAGGACTGGCTGCGCCTGTTCGAACAGGCCCTAGCCTAA
- a CDS encoding lipoate--protein ligase family protein, protein MEKWRLLDPGPMPAWRQMALDAVVIRARAEGRAPNTFRFMEFNPDAVLVGYHQAIDLELRRDECEALGIEYNRRITGGGAIYLDSRQLGWEICLRKDDPGLPADPETVYRRLSTVVIETLARWGIEAKFRPVNPG, encoded by the coding sequence ATGGAAAAGTGGCGATTATTGGATCCCGGGCCCATGCCGGCCTGGCGCCAAATGGCTCTCGATGCGGTGGTGATTCGGGCCCGGGCGGAAGGGCGGGCGCCAAACACCTTTCGGTTTATGGAGTTTAATCCTGATGCAGTACTCGTGGGGTACCATCAGGCGATCGATCTCGAACTGCGCCGGGACGAGTGCGAAGCCCTGGGGATCGAGTATAATCGCCGCATCACCGGCGGGGGGGCCATTTATCTCGACTCCCGGCAGTTGGGTTGGGAAATCTGTTTGCGCAAAGATGATCCCGGGCTTCCCGCCGATCCGGAAACGGTGTACCGCCGGCTTTCCACCGTCGTCATCGAAACTTTGGCGCGGTGGGGCATTGAGGCCAAGTTTCGCCCGGTTAACCCCGGTTAA
- the gcvH gene encoding glycine cleavage system protein GcvH: MAVEQPQQWRVPEDRRYDDRHQWYLLIGSTVTVGITDYTQDTAGDILYLSVPRVGARIQAGEPMGSVESGKWVGQIYAPFDGVVVDANPRVEEDPQLLNRDPYGAGWICKIRPNRSEDVHRLLSPREYQALLLSLAAGSAH, from the coding sequence ATGGCCGTTGAGCAGCCGCAGCAATGGAGAGTTCCCGAGGACCGGCGGTATGATGATCGCCACCAGTGGTACCTTTTGATCGGTTCCACGGTGACTGTGGGCATCACCGACTATACCCAGGATACAGCCGGAGACATTCTGTACCTGTCTGTGCCTCGGGTTGGGGCACGGATTCAAGCAGGGGAGCCAATGGGCTCCGTGGAGTCGGGCAAATGGGTCGGGCAAATCTACGCGCCCTTTGACGGGGTCGTGGTGGATGCGAACCCCCGGGTAGAGGAGGACCCCCAGTTGTTGAATCGGGACCCCTATGGGGCCGGGTGGATCTGCAAAATACGCCCGAACCGCTCCGAGGATGTCCACCGCCTGCTCAGCCCCCGGGAGTATCAGGCGTTGCTACTTTCTCTGGCCGCCGGGAGTGCCCATTGA
- a CDS encoding lipoate--protein ligase family protein, translating to MLPLYSVGEVDWLTTQTLYHGLAEFGEEAVILCRPSTPYVCLGCHQSWSDYDESSGLPVVRRKVGGSLVYLDQNQVFFQIILNPRATPGKRTPDQWYRHALDPVVAYLREQGFSAELRLPADIVVGGRKISGNAGGQLGDRVVVVGNILLDFPTEAMARARRAPSPLWRRAYEESMRAHLTTLRELAPDRRWSADQVAKDLAQVFIDRLGAVPAPFPWERWRGRLERIGRELLRDDWLRQPGPARASNSREVKVREGVYIGTVDDPRYRDAVVEIDREHNRILRVWRESFLKEGEGDGR from the coding sequence ATGTTGCCATTGTACTCCGTGGGCGAGGTGGATTGGCTCACGACCCAGACGCTGTACCACGGTTTGGCGGAATTCGGCGAGGAGGCCGTGATATTGTGCCGACCTTCGACGCCCTACGTCTGCCTCGGATGTCATCAGAGTTGGAGCGACTACGACGAATCCTCGGGATTACCCGTGGTGCGGCGGAAAGTGGGCGGTTCCCTCGTGTACTTAGATCAAAACCAAGTATTTTTCCAAATCATCCTGAACCCCCGCGCAACTCCAGGAAAGCGCACTCCGGATCAGTGGTATCGCCATGCCTTGGATCCTGTGGTGGCCTATCTGCGGGAGCAGGGTTTTTCGGCCGAGTTGCGCCTCCCGGCGGACATCGTCGTCGGCGGGCGCAAGATTTCGGGGAACGCCGGGGGCCAGTTGGGGGATCGGGTCGTCGTGGTTGGCAATATCCTGCTGGATTTTCCCACGGAGGCCATGGCCCGGGCTCGTCGGGCTCCAAGTCCACTCTGGCGCCGGGCGTACGAAGAAAGTATGCGGGCCCATCTGACGACGCTGCGGGAGCTGGCCCCGGACCGCCGCTGGTCCGCAGATCAGGTGGCGAAAGATCTGGCTCAGGTGTTCATCGATCGCCTGGGGGCGGTCCCTGCCCCTTTCCCCTGGGAGCGTTGGCGGGGCCGCCTGGAGAGGATCGGCCGGGAGCTGCTTCGCGACGACTGGCTGCGGCAGCCGGGGCCCGCCCGGGCGTCGAACAGCCGAGAGGTCAAGGTCCGGGAGGGCGTGTACATCGGGACGGTGGACGATCCGCGCTATCGGGATGCCGTCGTCGAAATCGATCGCGAACACAACCGCATCCTGCGGGTGTGGCGGGAATCTTTTCTTAAGGAGGGGGAAGGAGATGGCCGTTGA
- a CDS encoding DsrE/DsrF/DrsH-like family protein, translating into MARRVAIIASQGTLDTAYKVLNIAVAAASMDAEVKIFFTFEGLNILTAPESLQMPPGKEHLQAALGQAGLPSVKEMLDMARESGVELLGCQMTMDVMGITQEQLPDRCPVGGAAAFLEYAFDADVTVTF; encoded by the coding sequence ATGGCACGTCGCGTGGCGATTATTGCGTCTCAAGGCACGCTGGACACCGCATACAAAGTGTTGAACATCGCGGTGGCAGCCGCATCGATGGACGCGGAAGTGAAGATTTTCTTCACCTTTGAGGGTTTGAACATCCTCACGGCACCGGAATCCCTGCAGATGCCGCCCGGTAAAGAGCACTTACAAGCCGCTCTCGGGCAGGCGGGGCTGCCCTCCGTTAAAGAAATGCTGGACATGGCCCGGGAATCTGGGGTGGAACTGTTGGGGTGCCAAATGACGATGGATGTTATGGGGATCACCCAGGAACAACTGCCCGATCGGTGTCCCGTTGGAGGCGCGGCGGCCTTCCTCGAATACGCCTTTGATGCCGATGTCACGGTGACGTTCTAG
- a CDS encoding GAF domain-containing protein — protein sequence MAEDPVSGGEVSIPAIIAEVDRLLDESGAFLPGLCNVTSYLFHELPDLSWLGWYVTESVGGNLTLGPFQGPPTVPRIGWGKGVVGSAAFERAVQIVADVRRFPGNLRDRLGTRSEVALPVIRSGIVQGVLSVKSQQVDRFSVIEVELFSAATKRVGDRWPKQGLCSQAAPKDGSNDERKV from the coding sequence ATGGCAGAAGATCCGGTGTCCGGCGGCGAAGTTTCCATCCCCGCCATCATCGCCGAGGTGGATCGGCTGTTGGACGAGAGCGGTGCCTTTCTGCCTGGACTCTGCAACGTCACGAGCTATTTGTTCCATGAACTTCCAGACCTGAGTTGGCTCGGCTGGTATGTCACAGAAAGTGTGGGCGGGAACCTGACGTTAGGGCCGTTTCAAGGTCCGCCCACCGTGCCTCGAATTGGCTGGGGAAAGGGGGTGGTAGGTTCCGCCGCGTTTGAGAGAGCGGTACAGATTGTGGCTGACGTGCGGCGGTTTCCCGGGAATCTCCGGGACCGACTCGGGACCCGGTCGGAAGTGGCCCTGCCCGTGATCCGATCCGGAATCGTCCAGGGGGTGCTCTCGGTAAAATCGCAGCAAGTCGATCGATTCAGCGTGATTGAGGTGGAACTCTTCAGTGCCGCCACAAAGCGCGTCGGAGACCGGTGGCCAAAACAGGGACTGTGCTCACAGGCAGCTCCCAAGGATGGTTCTAACGATGAAAGGAAGGTTTGA
- a CDS encoding DsrE family protein encodes MSEETKKCVYIHTSGVEAPYRAASPFFLATTAALMDYDVSMVFTIKATGLLKKGVAETLQVKEGGEGANLQFFIDQARDAGVKFYVCAPSLDLNDVTVEDLIEIDGVVGGTAVNEMLLEADLVVSF; translated from the coding sequence GTGTCCGAGGAAACGAAGAAATGTGTATACATTCATACGTCGGGGGTTGAAGCTCCCTACCGGGCGGCCTCGCCATTTTTTCTCGCTACGACCGCCGCTTTGATGGACTACGACGTCTCGATGGTTTTTACCATCAAGGCCACGGGCCTTTTGAAAAAGGGCGTCGCAGAGACCCTTCAGGTAAAGGAAGGGGGAGAAGGGGCGAATCTCCAGTTTTTTATCGATCAAGCCCGGGACGCTGGCGTCAAATTTTACGTCTGCGCCCCAAGTCTCGACCTCAACGATGTCACAGTGGAAGATTTGATTGAGATCGATGGGGTGGTGGGGGGCACCGCGGTGAACGAAATGTTGTTGGAGGCCGATTTGGTGGTGAGTTTCTGA
- a CDS encoding sulfurtransferase TusA family protein encodes MAEDVALKIDAKGLKCPLPVVRVKKAILGIEVGQVIEVEATDPGSMADFEAWTRATGHDLLQASENQGIYVYRIKRTK; translated from the coding sequence ATGGCGGAGGATGTCGCATTGAAAATTGACGCGAAAGGGCTGAAATGCCCACTGCCCGTGGTGCGGGTCAAAAAGGCCATTCTGGGTATCGAGGTCGGACAGGTGATCGAAGTAGAAGCCACGGATCCCGGCTCCATGGCGGACTTTGAAGCTTGGACCCGGGCCACCGGCCACGATCTTTTGCAGGCTTCAGAAAATCAAGGGATCTACGTGTATCGAATCAAACGTACAAAATAG
- a CDS encoding lipoate--protein ligase family protein codes for MRYLNLGIVSAERSQAVYHAVAREARPGDEATLIVVSPRTPYVCAGFHQVTSREIDVEYCREQGMPIGRRMTGGGAVYLDQDQIFWHLILPESQVPVQRLYETWLQAPVRAYHRIGIAAEHRPVNDIVVGPRKIGGTGAATIGTSIVLVGSIMMDFDVDAMAKVLRVPSEKFRDKLVSGLSEYMTSIRRELAGQPLPDREQVTAILVEEFASILQEPARAGRLSQREQQALREFEELLFSEPFVFRSEGILRSGVKISEAVRLYEGVHKAPGGLIRLIYRTRDGLFDDVLLAGDFFAYPEDALERFSERLIGRKVCEEEWVLAAEWLMEEASIPGVGVEDLMQAFRVTH; via the coding sequence ATGCGCTATCTGAATCTGGGAATCGTCTCGGCGGAGAGGTCCCAGGCGGTGTATCATGCCGTCGCCCGGGAGGCTCGCCCGGGCGACGAGGCGACCCTCATCGTCGTCAGCCCCCGCACACCGTACGTATGCGCCGGTTTTCATCAGGTGACCAGTCGAGAAATCGATGTCGAATACTGTCGGGAGCAGGGCATGCCCATTGGCCGGCGCATGACGGGGGGCGGGGCTGTGTATCTGGATCAGGATCAGATTTTTTGGCACCTCATTCTCCCGGAATCCCAGGTTCCGGTACAACGCCTCTATGAGACCTGGCTGCAAGCGCCGGTCCGTGCGTATCACCGCATCGGAATTGCCGCCGAACACCGGCCGGTCAACGACATCGTGGTGGGTCCCCGCAAGATCGGGGGTACCGGCGCAGCGACGATTGGCACGTCCATCGTGCTGGTCGGCAGCATCATGATGGATTTTGACGTCGACGCCATGGCGAAGGTCCTACGGGTTCCATCGGAAAAATTTCGCGATAAACTGGTTTCGGGCTTATCGGAATATATGACCTCCATTCGCCGGGAACTGGCAGGTCAGCCGCTGCCGGATCGCGAGCAGGTGACAGCGATTTTAGTGGAGGAATTCGCGTCGATTCTCCAGGAACCCGCCCGGGCCGGTCGGCTTTCGCAACGGGAGCAACAAGCGCTCAGGGAGTTCGAAGAACTCCTCTTCTCCGAACCTTTTGTTTTCCGATCCGAAGGGATTCTTCGCAGCGGAGTGAAGATCTCGGAGGCTGTGCGCCTGTACGAAGGGGTCCACAAAGCCCCCGGCGGGCTCATCCGGTTGATCTACCGCACCCGGGATGGTCTTTTTGACGATGTGCTGTTGGCGGGGGATTTCTTCGCATATCCCGAAGATGCCCTGGAGCGTTTTTCCGAGCGGCTTATCGGTCGCAAGGTCTGTGAAGAGGAGTGGGTTTTGGCGGCTGAGTGGCTGATGGAAGAGGCGTCGATCCCGGGGGTGGGCGTGGAGGATTTGATGCAGGCTTTTCGGGTCACCCATTGA
- a CDS encoding glycine cleavage system protein H — protein MARVMMCEFPDDLWYDVELDVWVKRLEDNTVLLGMTDPAQTRAGKILQIRARVGKVVGAGKSVATVESGKWVGPITSPLQGKVLRLNPAVAEDPNVINRSPYEEGWIVQMEPSSQEWPQGNLLPADQAVPLFEQKLREEGLTCLRCIPSDESNPGAV, from the coding sequence ATGGCCAGGGTGATGATGTGCGAGTTTCCCGATGACCTGTGGTACGATGTTGAACTCGATGTCTGGGTAAAACGACTCGAAGACAACACCGTGTTGCTCGGGATGACCGATCCAGCCCAGACCCGGGCGGGCAAGATCTTGCAGATCCGAGCTCGCGTCGGGAAGGTCGTCGGGGCCGGTAAGAGTGTGGCTACAGTGGAATCGGGGAAGTGGGTTGGCCCCATCACCAGTCCGCTGCAGGGTAAAGTGCTGCGGCTCAACCCCGCAGTGGCGGAGGATCCCAATGTGATCAACCGCAGTCCCTATGAAGAGGGCTGGATCGTTCAGATGGAACCCTCCAGCCAGGAGTGGCCCCAAGGAAACCTGCTGCCCGCAGACCAAGCGGTACCACTCTTTGAGCAAAAACTTCGCGAGGAAGGGCTCACCTGCCTTCGGTGTATCCCTTCAGATGAATCAAACCCTGGAGCGGTCTAG
- a CDS encoding glycine cleavage system protein H: MSDGCILPEDLYYWIDKHVWAKPEPDGTVLVGMTDVAQSLAGKIIVVNLRSLGKNLARGKSAGTLESGKWVGTIPTPVAGKVIAINEQIKGQPDLVNTDPYGAGWLIRVEPADWSADSQNLATGADGVAEYRKKLEAEGIKCSH; this comes from the coding sequence ATGAGCGATGGCTGCATTCTTCCGGAAGACCTCTATTACTGGATCGACAAGCACGTGTGGGCAAAACCGGAGCCGGACGGCACGGTGTTGGTGGGCATGACCGATGTGGCCCAGAGCTTGGCCGGCAAGATCATTGTGGTGAATTTGCGCTCCCTGGGGAAAAACTTGGCCCGGGGCAAGAGCGCCGGAACTCTTGAAAGCGGAAAATGGGTCGGGACGATCCCGACTCCAGTGGCGGGCAAAGTGATTGCGATCAATGAACAGATCAAAGGGCAGCCCGACCTGGTGAACACCGATCCCTATGGCGCGGGCTGGTTGATTCGCGTTGAGCCCGCGGACTGGAGCGCCGACTCCCAGAATCTGGCGACCGGGGCGGACGGGGTTGCTGAGTATCGAAAAAAGCTGGAAGCTGAGGGAATCAAGTGCAGCCATTAG
- a CDS encoding heterodisulfide reductase-related iron-sulfur binding cluster, whose protein sequence is MNPVAERPVFEGFEHTWLVPAFYFLAFIAIGVFLYGVIRRIQRYRAGRRQPWYPDWPKRLIRATAEVLTSRKIGRRDLYTGIAHGFVFWSFGFLFLGTTIIFIDNDILRLIAPKLQFWKGDFFLAFSVVMDISMVLFIIGLGMLAVRRAFFAVARLNYARVDNKPVDRSNYKKEDWWFLGQLLLIGVTGLLIEAFRLVADRPWFEAYSPVGSLVAQGFRAAGMTPQTAMDWHFITWWVHAFLALGFIAYLPYAKSVHMLASWASLTVRNPKAGIALPPPPSETEPGLPLAPAAENLSWKELLHFDACTKCGRCHDVCPARNSGAPLSPRDLILDLREAISGFHGMKRPGAKVGHSAAESDLSSQEVSAALEPGELIAPDVLWSCTTCRACVETCPVGIEHVPIIVQMRRSLIDQGTMDGNLSATLMNFARKGNSFGQSERNRAKWVKEAGVPVPDARKQEVEYLWFVGDYASYDPRAQKVAQALARVLTHAGVSFGILYEAERNAGNDVRRVGEEGLFETLVEKNIKAIQSAKFKKVLTTDPHTYNTLKNEYPAHGLEVEIEHYTELLDRLARENRLPVKYPQNVKVTYHDPCYLGRYNRVFDPPRNLIAHVGATLVEMPRNRENSFCCGAGGGRIWMGDTLYPTKPAESRIKEAKQLDGVTHFIVACPKDLVMYTDAVKTAGYEGQLEVGDLVFLLEKALGLANEVVEETVT, encoded by the coding sequence GTGAATCCCGTTGCTGAACGGCCCGTATTCGAAGGATTCGAGCACACGTGGCTGGTGCCAGCCTTTTACTTCCTGGCATTCATCGCCATCGGTGTGTTCCTTTACGGCGTCATTCGCCGGATCCAACGTTATCGGGCGGGTCGCCGGCAGCCGTGGTACCCGGATTGGCCCAAGCGGCTGATCCGGGCCACCGCGGAGGTGCTGACCAGTCGCAAAATCGGGCGCAGGGACCTTTATACCGGCATTGCCCACGGATTTGTGTTCTGGTCGTTCGGTTTTCTGTTTCTAGGAACCACGATCATCTTCATTGACAATGACATACTGAGACTCATAGCACCGAAACTCCAGTTTTGGAAAGGGGATTTTTTCCTCGCTTTCTCGGTCGTCATGGACATTTCCATGGTCCTGTTTATCATCGGCCTGGGGATGTTGGCGGTGCGCCGGGCATTTTTTGCCGTAGCCCGGCTGAACTACGCCCGGGTGGACAACAAGCCGGTGGATCGCTCGAACTACAAGAAAGAGGACTGGTGGTTTCTCGGTCAGCTTCTGTTGATCGGCGTGACAGGCCTCTTGATCGAGGCGTTCCGGCTTGTGGCAGATCGGCCGTGGTTTGAGGCTTATTCCCCGGTGGGATCCCTGGTTGCCCAAGGGTTCCGGGCAGCCGGAATGACTCCCCAGACGGCGATGGATTGGCATTTTATCACCTGGTGGGTTCACGCCTTCCTGGCACTGGGGTTTATTGCCTATCTACCCTATGCCAAATCTGTTCACATGCTGGCGTCCTGGGCGAGTTTGACCGTACGCAATCCGAAAGCCGGGATCGCCCTGCCACCGCCGCCTTCAGAGACCGAGCCGGGGCTGCCGCTGGCTCCCGCCGCTGAAAATCTCAGTTGGAAAGAACTCTTGCACTTCGATGCCTGTACAAAATGCGGCCGCTGTCACGATGTATGTCCTGCCCGCAACTCCGGAGCGCCACTATCCCCTCGGGACCTCATCCTGGATTTGCGGGAGGCGATCAGTGGTTTTCATGGCATGAAGAGGCCGGGGGCCAAAGTTGGCCACTCGGCGGCGGAGTCGGACCTGTCTTCGCAAGAGGTTTCCGCCGCCCTCGAACCTGGAGAGCTGATTGCTCCCGACGTTTTGTGGTCCTGTACCACCTGTCGGGCCTGCGTGGAAACCTGCCCGGTGGGGATTGAGCACGTTCCTATCATCGTGCAGATGCGCCGCTCGCTCATCGACCAAGGCACGATGGACGGCAACCTGTCGGCCACACTGATGAATTTTGCCCGCAAAGGGAATTCCTTTGGCCAGTCGGAACGCAATCGCGCGAAATGGGTCAAGGAGGCGGGGGTCCCCGTCCCGGACGCCCGAAAACAAGAGGTGGAATACCTCTGGTTTGTCGGGGACTACGCGAGCTACGATCCTCGGGCGCAAAAAGTGGCTCAGGCTCTGGCCCGGGTTCTCACTCATGCGGGAGTAAGTTTTGGCATCTTGTATGAAGCGGAGCGGAACGCCGGGAACGATGTGCGGCGAGTGGGTGAGGAAGGGCTGTTCGAAACCCTCGTGGAGAAAAACATCAAGGCCATCCAGTCGGCAAAGTTCAAAAAGGTCCTGACCACCGATCCGCACACGTACAATACCCTCAAAAACGAGTACCCGGCTCACGGATTGGAGGTGGAGATCGAGCACTATACGGAGCTTCTCGATCGCCTGGCCCGGGAAAACCGGCTGCCGGTGAAATATCCCCAGAACGTCAAAGTGACCTACCACGACCCTTGCTATCTCGGAAGGTACAATCGAGTCTTCGATCCTCCGCGCAACCTCATCGCTCACGTCGGGGCGACTTTGGTGGAAATGCCCCGCAACCGGGAAAACAGCTTCTGTTGCGGAGCGGGGGGAGGAAGAATCTGGATGGGAGATACCCTCTATCCCACAAAGCCGGCGGAAAGTCGCATTAAAGAAGCGAAACAACTCGATGGAGTTACTCATTTCATCGTCGCTTGCCCCAAAGATCTGGTGATGTATACCGATGCCGTGAAGACGGCGGGGTATGAAGGACAGTTGGAAGTGGGAGATCTCGTGTTCCTGCTTGAAAAGGCCCTGGGGCTCGCGAACGAAGTAGTGGAGGAGACAGTGACATGA
- a CDS encoding electron transfer flavoprotein subunit alpha/FixB family protein: MSTALVFVETLDGKIADITYELLDLARRVTGDGGTVTALAVMPAGLTSELGAADRVLLADNPDNRYLPESLGKTLAQAIDQVSPDLVLVGNTAVGMDVATYAASRAGCSTIASVQKVEPAGQGWQVESVILGGKMVATAEVTELTILQVLAGAGDAERGHVQGNPTVETITAAEAAATVYEGLSMPDSTDVDITKQDILVSIGRGIGDKDNIEVVEELAEALGAVVSASRPVIDAGWLPKSRQVGKSGKKVKPKVYLALGISGAPEHLEGMRDADCIIAVNTDPKAPIFDVAHYGIVEDILELVPALTEKVKGA; encoded by the coding sequence ATGTCAACAGCATTGGTTTTCGTAGAGACCTTGGACGGGAAGATTGCCGATATCACATACGAGTTGCTCGATCTCGCGCGCCGGGTGACAGGGGATGGCGGCACGGTGACAGCCCTCGCCGTCATGCCCGCCGGTCTCACCTCGGAACTGGGGGCGGCGGACCGGGTGCTGTTGGCCGACAATCCGGATAATCGTTACCTGCCGGAATCCCTGGGCAAAACCTTGGCCCAAGCGATAGATCAAGTATCCCCGGACCTGGTACTTGTGGGAAATACCGCCGTGGGGATGGACGTGGCTACTTATGCGGCCAGCCGGGCAGGGTGCTCGACCATCGCCTCGGTCCAGAAGGTGGAACCGGCGGGACAGGGGTGGCAGGTGGAATCGGTGATTCTCGGTGGCAAAATGGTCGCCACGGCAGAAGTGACCGAGCTCACCATCCTACAAGTCCTGGCTGGTGCCGGCGATGCCGAGCGGGGGCACGTTCAAGGAAACCCCACGGTGGAAACCATTACCGCAGCGGAGGCGGCAGCCACGGTGTATGAGGGGCTCTCCATGCCCGACAGCACCGATGTCGATATCACCAAACAAGATATTCTCGTCAGCATCGGCCGGGGGATTGGTGACAAGGACAACATCGAGGTGGTGGAAGAATTGGCCGAAGCCCTTGGCGCGGTGGTGTCGGCCTCAAGGCCGGTCATCGATGCTGGATGGCTCCCGAAATCTCGGCAAGTGGGGAAATCGGGCAAAAAAGTCAAGCCCAAAGTCTACTTGGCCCTCGGGATCAGCGGGGCCCCCGAACACCTGGAAGGTATGCGGGACGCGGATTGCATCATCGCCGTAAACACCGACCCCAAGGCGCCAATCTTCGACGTTGCCCATTATGGAATCGTTGAAGACATTCTCGAACTGGTGCCCGCCCTCACCGAGAAGGTCAAAGGCGCTTGA